CCCCTCTGGGTCGGAGTCATTGGCGCTCTTACCATGATTTTGTATGGTATCTTGGCTACTCGCCAAGAATTTTCATTTGGAAAGACGTACGCCGCTTATGGCGGGATATTTATAGCAATGGCTGTGTTTTGGGGATGGTTTGTTGACAAACGCACGCCTGATCACTGAATGGATTGGTGCTGTAGTGTGCTTGGCAGGTGTATTGGTTATGCTCGTCAAGAGATGACTGTGTTGATACATGGAAAGGAAGATGGAATTGAGTGTTGTCACGACAATTCCGCGACAAGCCCAGCGGGTGTTCCAAATCGCACTGCCTGCTATTGGTGAATCGTATCTGCAGAATTTACTAGGGGTAGTCGATACGTTCTTCATTGCCAAATTAGGACTAATTTCCATTGACGCCGTTGGCGTGACCAACGTCTACAGTGCCACGTACATCGGAGTATTTACGGCCGTCTCGGCAGCACTTTCCGTGTACCTATCGCGCGCCGTTGGTGCGAAGAATCTTGAACGTGGTCGTTCGGTGATATGGCACGGATTTGTTATCGCGTTAATCATCGGACTCATTGTATCCGTGATTTCGTTTTTGTTCGCGATACCACTCTTACATATCATGGGTACGCGAGGGACGTTGCAAGCGACGGCGCTACCATATTTCATGATTGTTCTCGGGATCTCACCCTTAATTGCATTTTTTACTGCTCAATCTGCTGCGTTTCGGGCTATTGGTCTAACGAAAGTTCCACTTCGTGTGGGACTGGAGATGAACGTCTTGCACGTCATCCTCGATTACGTGTTGATTTTCGGAGTCGGATCCTTCCATGGTTTGGGACTTGAGGGAGCAGCCATCGCGATGGTGATTGCTCGCTTGTATGCACTGATTCGCCTATGGGTTAAGTCGCGGCGCGTGGAAGCACTCACATTGCATGGGTCCGACTTGACGCTCTCGGGATCATTGAGTTGGAGCATGATCAAGTTCGCCGTGCCCGCCGCATTAGAACGTCTATCCATGCGTCTTGGTCAAGTTGTTTATTTCGGTCTCATCGTGCGCATGGGTGTTGACGTCTATGCAACACATAACATCGCTGGCACGCTCACCACATTTGGTTTCACTATCGGAAATGGATTCGCGGTAGCGGCAACCGCTACGATTGGGCAAGCGATCGGAGGCGGCAATGAATCGGATGTCAGGATATATCGCCGTTGGAGCTATATC
The Alicyclobacillus curvatus genome window above contains:
- a CDS encoding MATE family efflux transporter, producing MERKMELSVVTTIPRQAQRVFQIALPAIGESYLQNLLGVVDTFFIAKLGLISIDAVGVTNVYSATYIGVFTAVSAALSVYLSRAVGAKNLERGRSVIWHGFVIALIIGLIVSVISFLFAIPLLHIMGTRGTLQATALPYFMIVLGISPLIAFFTAQSAAFRAIGLTKVPLRVGLEMNVLHVILDYVLIFGVGSFHGLGLEGAAIAMVIARLYALIRLWVKSRRVEALTLHGSDLTLSGSLSWSMIKFAVPAALERLSMRLGQVVYFGLIVRMGVDVYATHNIAGTLTTFGFTIGNGFAVAATATIGQAIGGGNESDVRIYRRWSYIESAVSMTAVAILLCLFSPWIGLLFTHKQHVIHLLFIILAIDIFSQPFLAAVLVDTSAIQAGGNSRFPMITTMIGIWVIRTLGVYVFAWRLGFGLPAVWVSIACDNALRAGLFLWYRRTRNWVQKLA